One Ricinus communis isolate WT05 ecotype wild-type chromosome 7, ASM1957865v1, whole genome shotgun sequence genomic region harbors:
- the LOC8278058 gene encoding tubulin-folding cofactor C, with the protein MEEETTAAMATADLSNTTNFLDSALNKKHQAMLDRLSNRHQNRINKSTTATATAATASFLSKFTDAKQSIESQLSHSSTLAATDPTLLKSHLVNISASISSLEQLIAENSYLLPSYELRSSLKTVSDLKQSLDNLNSDLVPKKKFSFKNKSTSSKPKDTETAKTELAKQATTFIIRDSPGIRNKENDILTKNFKSSQIGEFTLENLDSCEVRLIGCVNALFINRLKDCRVYAGPVTGSILIDQVENCLFVLASHQIRIHNAKVSDFYLRVRSRPIIEDCGGVRFGPYCLRYEGIEDDLKMAGLKEESENWSNVDDFKWLRAVQSPNWRVLEESERAGVVEVNDLGIGIEMT; encoded by the coding sequence ATGGAAGAAGAAACAACAGCAGCGATGGCAACAGCAGATCTATCAAACACGACCAATTTCTTGGACTCCGCCCTTAATAAGAAACATCAAGCAATGCTCGATCGCCTCTCTAACCGCCACCAAAATCGCATCAACAAATCCACCACCGCCACCGCCACCGCCGCTACGGCCTCCTTCCTCTCTAAATTCACCGACGCCAAACAATCAATCGAATCCCAACTTTCCCACTCATCAACCCTTGCCGCAACTGATCCGACTCTCCTAAAATCTCATCTCGTTAATATCTCTGCCTCTATCTCCTCTCTCGAGCAATTAATCGCCGAAAACTCCTACCTTCTCCCATCGTACGAACTCCGCTCATCTCTAAAAACCGTCTCGGACCTTAAACAATCTCTCGATAATCTCAATTCCGATCTCGTTCCGAAAAAGAAATTCTCTTTCAAAAACAAATCCACCTCATCGAAGCCTAAAGATACCGAAACCGCAAAAACAGAGCTCGCAAAACAAGCTACTACTTTTATAATTAGGGATTCTCCAGGAAttagaaacaaagaaaatgacaTCTTGACCAAAAATTTCAAATCCTCACAGATCGGTGAATTTACTTTGGAGAATCTTGATTCTTGTGAAGTGAGGCTGATTGGTTGTGTCAATGCGCTTTTTATTAATAGGTTAAAGGATTGTAGGGTTTATGCGGGGCCGGTTACAGGTTCGATTTTGATTGACCAAGTTGAGAACTGTTTATTTGTATTAGCCTCGCATCAAATAAGGATACATAACGCGAAAGTGAgtgatttttatttgagaGTGAGGAGTAGGCCGATAATTGAGGATTGCGGAGGGGTTAGATTTGGGCCTTATTGTTTGAGATATGAAGGGATTGAGGATGATTTGAAGATGGCAGGTTTGAAGGAGGAGAGTGAGAATTGGAGTAATGTTGATGATTTTAAGTGGCTTAGAGCTGTGCAGTCACCGAATTGGCGTGTTTTGGAGGAGAGCGAGAGGGCTGGGGTTGTTGAAGTGAATGATTTAGGAATTGGAATAGAAATGACTTAG